A window of Ranitomeya variabilis isolate aRanVar5 chromosome 2, aRanVar5.hap1, whole genome shotgun sequence contains these coding sequences:
- the NEU4 gene encoding sialidase-4, with protein sequence MGSRHFPARTVLFEREKNGVTYRVPALLYIPRWSTLLAFAEERLSADDAHANLLVLRRGILYHSYVEWEDMFAVEKAHLSGHRSMNPCPIYDNFTGEIFLFFIAVQGRTTESYQIITGRNLARLCYVTSSDQGRTWSDVIDLTQKVIGESLKEWATFALGPGHGIQLKSGRLLLPAYTYYIDCRNCFGKLCQTTPRAFAFRSDDHGKTWTFGDLVPNLQTVECQLVSVDEEDGSNVVYCNARSTLGFRVQALSSDNGIVFQQGQLVEKLVETPSGCHGSVIGFPAPVKCSSRHADKSTLMLQPTNVINGAKTSNKGTKRLHQLHKRGGQNPESYQFNRHSNICKVMVHKQTDEKTAGIGTRVQSSLKDLQAQTMFFKTDQQFQLPTWVLYSHPTSPQSRVNLGVYLSPYPKDADSWKGPWIIYEGPSAYSDLAYIELHPRELGATESASLVVFGCLYENGVTSPYEQISFSMFTLYEVIQNLHFNPALLHPPMKCDVIRGICATS encoded by the exons atgggGTCCCGTCATTTTCCAGCTCGTACAGTTCTGTTTGAGAGAGAGAAGAATGGTGTGACTTATCGTGTACCGGCTCTCCTCTACATCCCACGCTGGTCGACTCTGTTGGCATTCGCAGAAGAGAGGCTGAGCGCCGATGATGCCCATGCTAATTTACTTGTATTACGTCGTGGAATACTATACCACAGCTACGTAGAG TGGGAGGATATGTTTGCAGTGGAGAAAGCCCACTTGTCTGGACACCGCTCAATGAACCCTTGTCCAATCTATGACAACTTTACAGGAGAGATCTTCCTTTTCTTCATTGCTGTTCAAGGCAGAACCACAGAATCCTACCAGATCATCACTGGCCGAAATCTAGCAAGACTGTGCTATGTAACAAGCTCAGACCAAGGCAGGACATGGAGTGATGTTATAGATTTGACTCAGAAAGTCATCGGAGAATCACTGAAAG AGTGGGCTACCTTTGCTTTAGGACCAGGACATGGTATCCAGCTAAAATCTGGCCGTCTACTTTTACCTGCATACACCTATTATATAGATTGCAGAAACTGCTTTGGAAAGCTCTGCCAGACAACTCCACGAGCATTTGCTTTCCGTAGTGATGATCATGGGAAGACTTGGACATTTGGAGACCTAGTCCCAAATCTGCAGACTGTAGAATGCCAGTTGGTgtcagtggatgaggaagatggcaGCAATGTCGTGTACTGCAATGCCAGAAGCACTTTAGGATTCAGGGTTCAAGCTCTGAGTTCTGATAATGGTATTGTCTTCCAGCAAGGGCAACTGGTGGAGAAGCTGGTGGAGACGCCCAGTGGATGCCATGGGAGCGTTATAGGTTTTCCTGCTCCAGTAAAGTGTTCCTCAAGACATGCTGATAAAAGCACGTTGATGCTGCAGCCTACGAATGTGATCAATGGAGCTAAGACATCAAACAAAGGAACTAAGAGACTACATCAGTTACATAAAAGAGGTGGACAGAATCCCGAAAGCTATCAATTTAATAGACACAGCAATATCTGTAAAGTAATGGTGCACAAACAGACAGATGAGAAGACAGCTGGCATAGGCACTAGGGTGCAATCATCATTAAAAGACTTACAAGCACAAACAATGTTTTTTAAGACTGACCAACAATTCCAGCTGCCTACTTGGGTCCTGTACTCCCACCCAACAAGCCCTCAGAGTCGGGTGAATCTAGGTGTTTACCTGAGTCCATACCCTAAAGATGCTGACAGCTGGAAAGGTCCATGGATTATCTATGAAGGACCCAGTGCTTACTCTGACCTAGCATATATAGAGCTACATCCTAGAGAACTAGGAGCAACAGAGTCTGCATCCTTAGTAGTCTTTGGTTGTCTTTATGAAAATGGTGTAACTTCTCCCTATGAGCAGATATCATTCAGTATGTTCACACTATATGAAGTCATCCAGAACTTGCACTTTAACCCGGCCCTTCTTCATCCACCTATGAAATGTGATGTTATAAGAGGAATTTGTGCAACTTCTTAA